DNA from Quercus lobata isolate SW786 chromosome 1, ValleyOak3.0 Primary Assembly, whole genome shotgun sequence:
TCAGCCCATGCAATTTTATCACAACCTCTGCTTGTAATCGCAATAGGAGTAGCTTGAATCAACATTTTGATATCTAAAGGAAGCTCAAAAGAAAGTCCCTCCCAATCCCAGCCCGTGTCTTTCAAGAAATCTTTAACTACCAACTTATTAATCTCCCGAGGAAGCGGCCCTTGAATAAGACTTCGGAGGGGGCCCTTGCTCAACCAACTACTATACCACAAATTCAACTTGCTGTCCCTTCCAACTGTCCACCTACTGCCCTTCTCAAAAGTGCCCATACCTTTCTTCATTACTGCCCAAACCGAGGAACAAGGAAGGCTGTTGGGGTTTGCAGCACTCAATCTTCTTCCCGAACAGTACTTCTTGCTTAAGACTTGCACCTAAGGCGCATCTCCTTCGGTGTGAAACCTCCAATTGAGTTTCCCAAGAAGCGCAAGATTTCTTCCTTTAGCCGCTTGCAAGCCAAGACCCCCTTCTTCCTTCGTTTTAGTAACTTTTTGCCAACCAATCCAGTGAATTTTCTTTAAAGAGTCCGAAGACCCCCAAAGGAAGTTACGGTTTACTCTGTCTATCCCATCCAAAATTCTGCCAGGAAGGTAGGAACACTGCATTACATAAGCTGGAATAGTTGCCGATGAAGCTTGAATAAGAACTTGACGACCAGCCAAGGATAGCATGCTTGCTTTCAGCCCCGAAAGCTTCTGCTTTACTCTATCAAGAACAAAGTTAAAATCCTGAGAAGACGAGCCAGGTTGTTTCAAAGGAAACCCCAAATATCTACCAAGCAAAAGTGTAGATGCAAATCCAAGGATATCACATAATGATTCCCTCGTGTCTCTATCCACATTTGGAGAAAAATAAACTCTCGACTTAGCTTCACTAACAGTTTGCCCCGAGACACTACAAAAATCATCAAGCACATCTCTAATTGCTGAACAATTAATGTAGTCTGCTTTAGCAAACAGCAAAAGGTCATCCGCAAAAAACAGATAGGAGAATGCCGGACCACTTTGTGAAGCCTTGACTGGTTGCCACATCTTAACGTTACACTTCTCTTCTATTAGTTGCCCAAGGAAATCCATGCACAATATGAACAAGTACGGAGACAAGGGATCTCCCTGCCTTATCCCCCTAGAGGGGTAAATAGGCTCAAGCGCTTCTCCATTGAATAAAATAGAGGTAGACACGGTAGAAACACAGCTCATGATGATGTCCCTAAGATCAGATGGAAGGTTTGCTCTAACAAGCATTTCTCTAACAAAACTCCACTCAagcttatcataggcttttTCCAAATCTATTTTTATGGCCATGTACCCAGTATTCCCCTTCTTCCTGCTTAAAGAATGAATAATTTCCTGAGCGATGATCACATTATCCATACCCTTCCTTCCTAGAACAAACGTCGTTTGGAGGGGAGAAATCAACTTACCCAAAAACGGTCTTAATCTAGCCACAATAATCTTTGTCAATACTTTATACACAGTATTGCACAAACTTATTGGCCTATAATTACCCAAAGTCTCCGGCCCTTGAATCTTCGGAATTAAAGCAAGATGAGTGATATTAAGATAATCCGGgacttttttttccataaaaatccGCTTTATTTCCTCCATCACCAAACTTCCCACCACAAGCCAAAATCTCTAGAAGAAGCCTGCATGAAGCCCATCTGGGCCCAGGGCTTTAAAAGGCTTTAACGACCATAAGGCTGCCTTAATTTCCTCATCCGTGACCCCCCCACTAATACTTTGCTTCTCTTCCTCCGAAAGTCTAGGCTGCCATTGGTAATCTAAATTGTATGTGGCAGAGGCACTAGTTAACGAAGTTGAAAAAACATCAGCAAATCCACTTCTAATGTACTCCTTGACCTCGCTTTCCTCAACAATCCAATCCCCACACGTGTCTTTAATGGCCATAATTTGGTTTCTTTTCCTCCTGACCAGAGTAGAAACATGATAAAATGAGGTATTTCTATCTCCCTGAATCATCCAATTTACCCGGGATTTTAAAGCCCACAGCTCCTCCTCCTGGCTGATCACATTATCCAACTCCTTCAACAGCTCATTTTCCAGAttacataaaaaagaagaaggcctACTAGCAATAGAACGCTGAATACCATTAAGTCTAGccattatattcttttttcGAGAGAAAATATTACCAAATTGAGTCTTGTTCCACACCTTTGCCTCCTTAGTAAAAATTTCAATGGCATCAACAAGCCTATTACAGTGCCTCCAAGCTTGAGTAACAACCTTTGGAAAGGATGCATCAGAAAGCCAGCAAGACTGAAACTTAAAAGGCCTAACTTTTCTATTCATAACCCTTGGCTGCATCTCCAACAATACAGGGCAGTGGTCCGAATGACATCTTGTGAGATGAACCACTTTCGCTTCAGGAAACAAAACACACCAGCTAGGATTTACAAAAAACCTATCTATTCTTTCTTGAATTAGAGCTTGCACTTCTCTTCTATTAGTCCAGGTGAATCGAGGACCAGAAAAGCCAATATCTATCATGTTACATTTATCTAGGCATTCTTTGAACAAAAGAGATCTTCTAACACTAATAGCTCTCCCCCCAAATTTATCCTCCCCCACAAGAGGCTCATTAAAATCCCCTGCTATCACCCAAGGCATATTATGGAGTTCTGCAACACTCATGAGATTTTTCCATAAAATCTGCCTTTCAGCACtcctaggactagcatacaCAGCAGAAAAAAGCCAACTAGAATTCAAAGAACGTACCTTAACCACAATGTGAATCTCCTGCTCAGTGTTAGCTAAGGAAGTGATTTCCACCTTATTTGCATTCCACAAGACCCATAAGCCACTGGCATACCCGATAGTCTCCGTGTGAATAGCTCCATCAAAGGGAAGGTTGTCAGTTATTTCCCTTGCTCTATCACCTCCAACTTTGGTTTCCATTACAACAAGAATTGTTGGATCATGATTCTGAGCCAGCTCTCTAACATGATTCTGAAAAGAGGGCTTCAAAGCTCCTCTACAATTCCACACTAAGATATTCATCATAAAAATACAACTTGGGAAGAGGCAGTAATCAACAGACGGCATTTGCTCCACCATCTCCATCAAAATCCATTTGATTCCCCACCCAATCTTCACCTCCTCCGTTGATGGCAGCGCAACCACTAGCACTACCCACTATGGGTTCTTCACAATCCTCCAAAAAGGGTCCAAGAACAGTAACCGGCTTACCTTCGCAACCTTCGCCGTCACCGGACCTTTGCATAACCGTGCTCTCTTCGTAATGATGCTGAAAATCCCCATGTTGAGAACTTGCTTGGCTCAAATCACAGCTTAAAAGCTCTCCAGGCTCACCACGGCTGTGCCCCTCAAACTGATAGATCCCCTCTGCCCACTTAGATTCGCCAAATCGGAAATTGGAGGCCTCTCTCGGACTTAGCTCACCACCGCTCAGCTCACCATTGCTCGTCTTTTGAGAGTTCACATCTTGCACAGGGCGGAACCGTGTCAGCACTGAGGAGGAACTATGTGCTTTCCCATTTACATCGGCGCCCTTCCACTGAGCTTTTGCCTCCTTCAGACGAGCTAAAGCTCTTTTACCCTTCACTGAAGCAGGCCGTGTGGGCTTAACAGGAGTGTGAACTGAGTTAGGCCCATTATCAGCCTCAACAACTTCATGCAGGCTTGGATTTTGGTTTAAAGGGGGCTGGGCCCGTCCCACGGGCTTGTTACGAATACCTTGAATGGCATTTTGAATCTGGCCTTTCTCTATTCCTCTAAAAgttggaattttccttttggACTCTCTGCTTTGCCCAATAGAATTCTCCTCCCTTCCCAGCACAAACTTTTCCCTGGCATCCACTACATGCTTACCGTTACTATTCAAGCCTTGTGTCTTTGTCTATCCCGCATGATCCCCATCACTTCTGTACGTTCTCGCCCCATTTTTTTTCCATGCTACTGCCATCCACGACCCATATGTACAATCTTGAACAACATTTGTCGCATCCTTCTAAACCCCCTCGGGCCCCACCTCCACAGCTGTCCTGCTCTGCTCACGCTCATTGTGTGCATGCTCGTTTCCCTTTTCTTCCATCCCCGTCTCCGCTTCCCTCGTCGGTGAACTGTGCCGGACAGTATATGGGCAAGCTTCACGTTGGTGACCCAATCTCCCACATCCAAAGCATAACTTCTGTATTCCCTCATACGAAACAGGTTGTTCAACTTTCCCAAGAAGAATGGCCGTAACCAATGGTTGCTCAATATCTATTTGAATGCACAATCTAGCAAACCTACCTCTAGTCTCAGATGCAGTGAAGGTATCAACTCGAAGGACCTTGCCAATGGCATTGCCAATCCGATGTAATGCCTCAGCATTATAATACTCTATAGGAAGCTCATTTAGCCTTACCCAAACTGCAACTGAGGAGACGTTTGCCGACGAAGGCCTAAAATCTGGTTCCCATGGCCGGAGAGACAAAAAATGTCCACCAATGAACCATGGACCTTTCTTCAGGATGTTTTCAAAGTCTTCCTTTAAGGACAACCTCACAAGAAAAAATCCATTGCCCATATTCACACAATCCATCCTACCCGCTGGTTTCCACAGAGAGAGCAGCTTactttgaagaaaatgaaagcccACAGATTTCCCATACACCTTGACTATTACAGCTCTAGCCCATGGGTCCCGAATCAATTGTTTTTCCTCCTTTGAGAACCTGATAGCGACCAGCCCCTGCCTAAACATTTCTATCTCCTCATCCGACTCAACATCATCCTCCATTAGATCCTCAAAGTTGAAGGCTTGAATATACGCACCTGGAATCTCACCAACAAGTTTGTCTTTAAAAGACATACTCTGGTTCCAAGGACCAAGACCTTTGACCGGTGGTGAGAAACCCGACTCATTTCCTTCACTAAAACCTGCATGTTTTACATCCTTAACTTTTTTCTTGCTCCTAGCTAACTCTTCCTGTTCTTCCCTTGAGAGCAAGAGCGACATCCTTTTCAATTTAGTTCTatgctgcaatttatttataattttgttagaaTGTTAGAACATAATGCAATTTAGAATTTGTTATCATTTTATAACATGTCATGTTATAAAATGTTAGAACATATAAGTTGATGATATAAGCTATGTTCTAgaattttaaatataagttATGTTACACAatttagaatttcaaaattttacaattctaacaaaattatatttaataatttaaattattaaatataagttATAAAATGCCTGGTAAAACATATGCAGAATCTCTGTCATGAGTGGTGTAACTATTGAATCAAAATCCATTGGGTTCTTAGTGATcacaaaaaatgtaaaagataaatttataacaaattaagaaacaagtgttcaaaACCCAAATGACCATATTTATTAGAATAGCCAAAAATTGATTACACAAcattaaagagagagaagttgAAGACAAACTTAAGTGATATTCTTGGGCCAAGTTGGATTgggtaaagaagaaaacaaccAAGCTGGTGATGACCCAATTTTATCCTATCTCTATCTTAGTCTGTTTCACAGTGTACTCCTTCCTCTCCACTCCATAAAGAAACTCTTCTGGTTCTAACTTCTAGTGTTTGATAAGCAAATAATTTCCTATGGTTATAGAAAAATGCAAAATCACAAGTTCACAACCTTAACAGGACAAGAAACATTATAAACCGCAAACTCACAAAAACGATTTAGAGATCTGTCGTTTGCTGCGCCGAAAGGCCCAAAAAGGGGAGATCTGATAACTCCTCTTCTTGTCTTTGGAGCGGGCTTAGTAATTGCATCTTCATGTTTTGTCTTATTTCTGGGCTTTGGGCTTTTTGGACATTTTATGAAGAAGGGTCATGGGGTATTTTTATCAACCCAACCCAGCCTAGGACATGTGGTTTTTATTCAAAGCCACCAGCTGAAGGCccagaaaaaaaacaatttgttttCTCCCAATGGACTAGCATGTTGAACTTGGCCCAGATATCATTGAACCAGTCTTGTATATAAATACTGCACATTGACTCTGGGTGCAGGGACAATACTGTTAAAGATTTCAACACCTATCCCGAAATTTGGTGCCTATCCTGTCCAACTGTGAAAAATATTCTGGAATGctttctgtttgtttgttttcttttgttttttcccagTCATTCtatatcatattttctttttgtcacGAGGGTATCAGTAATAAAGCCATCTTAAAGTCATTATGAATTATTAAGCTAACAAACTACTGTTTAAAGATATAGGAGATTGCTGTAAACCTTGCTGGATGTGCTTTGTTTTAGTATTTATTATCacaaatttattgatgataataTGCATgattatttctttaaaattacaatttcttAGTTTTCAATTGTCAATTTGCCTTTGACCATCAAACGAGATGTGAGTAATCACGTTATTTTCTCTTTGAAGCTAGCCACTTGTTATGCGTACATTCAATTTTCATCAAGTAGTCATGCTATATAGACATAAACAATCAGATAATTCTGATATGATATTTATCCTAGTAttctatttaattattattctcATTTTACTCTCTTAATTGGAAATAATTGAGATGGTGCTCTAGGACAATAGCACTCTAGCTCAAAGGGCTTGAGAAAAAAGTGTCTGAGtgataataattaattttgccCAGGTGatatgaaaagatttttttttttttttttttttttgagaatctttgAAAAGTAATGTTGAGAACAATAGTTGTGGGTATAATTCGAGTCTTGTAAGAAATTTGAAAGTATATCCCAAGTGTTGCTTATTTCTGACCAAAGCTAacatttcttttattgattCCCTTACTTTCACTGATTTCACCAACAAATTCCGACTTTTGTGGGCCTCTAAAGTCTAAAGTGATTACTCAACCCTAGGGAGGTAAATTGAGTATAACAGCCTTTCACCCTTAAAAGAAAAgagctatatttttttttgatgaacaaaagaaaagagctATATTTACCTTATTATTTGAGAGATCTGAATGGGATGCGTcagttatgttttttttttcctagtctTCTCAAtctaaaaaagtaatatttctTAAATCTTTCAAAAGAGGCAAAAGCAAAAAATTGCTTTTGTGAAAGTCATTGCTTGATTGCACTTCAACTTGGGTCACACCAAAGGTCGACCAAAACGCAAAAACCCTAGTGATGGCTTCACATGTCCACCGTGGTGGTGGCTCCCTTGTCTCATGATTCAAACACTATAGCGGccttgagagagagataggaaTCTCACTGTTTGGatgataagaagaaaaaaaaaaggtgggggcAAAAGGCAAAGGCTTTGTTTTGTGTCAGGGTCATGTACCCATCAGTAAAAGATTGCTTTGGTTCTACTATACATGGGGTAAAAGGGATCTATTGGATCATCTCATGGCACATAAAGGGTGCTCTATACCCAAGTAAATAATCTTTTTTGCGATTCTTTTGACTGTATTGTAGATTTTCCGTTGGGAATGTTTGACTCTATTATATTTTCCCTTTGTTTAATCAAACTACCTTTCGCTAAAGAAACATTATAAATTAGATTGTTTTTATACGTTACTTTCTCACTAGGTGAAAAGGAAATCACATTCTATAATTACATTCTACAAAACCCACATtacattattaatattaatgcCTTAAATGATTCTTCTATACATACTTCTAATACGAATATAACTTTGACTAGCAAAATTCATATAGTCTTCACTTAGCACACGTTTGGGCCAAATCCCACAAATCCATTAGCCCCATCAAAGGAAATCTGGATCCCCTCTTGTTGAATGTTCCCAATAATAGAAGGTCCAGAAGAAGGGGACGGAGCAAATGCAAAACAGAAAGTTCCCGCATCATCCACCGGAATAAGAAAATTCCTTGCTGGAAGGGTTAGGATTGGCCCATCCGAGAAATAAAATGACACCGTTGGTACCCGAACCGATACAAACCCAAGTAAGTTATAACAAGTGTCAAAGATGGATACTCCAGAGGCTCGAGGGAGGTTTGAGGTTTGCGAGATAAAAGCATCTCGAAACGCTTCATAAGCCAATGTCGGGAACCTAGTTACGGCCGTGCCCGTATCCATAACCACACCTCCTTTACCCATATCAGTTAGACGAAAAACATCTTCAGAAACAGGTATTTGCATGCCTCCGACTCCAAGACCCGCTAGCCCAACGTAGTAAAAACTTGGGGCTTGTGGGTTTCGAATCAAGGGGACCCATGCAGCACCCACAGGCATTGCTCCACGCCCGAATTCTAGTGACCCCGATGACCCAGTGCCCCGACTCACCAAACAGTAACTAAATGCACCACCAGCCTGACCGCCAAGCTGACCCACAAATGACATGGACCCACTTCCAAGACCCAATAACCCAGCTGCTCCAACAAACATGCCTTTGTTGATGTGGCCGCATCCTATGGCGACGTTTCGAATTGCGGTTTGCCCAAACGTCAGCGTTTCGAGTGCAAGCGTGCCCTTGGTGTACGACCCGTCACCATATGCGACCTCGTACCGACATCGACCGGCATGACACCCCCGGTTCTCCACTCGGTCACAAACAGCAGAGTTACAAGACACTCCAGTATAGGAGGCTGAATCAGCCGGGTCAAATACCGGGTCGGATTGGTGGTAGCACTGGTTACAAGGTTGACATTGGACCCATACAATATCACTACCCGAATCAATAACCACATACTGACTCCTTGGAGGGCTACCAACCCCTATCCTTATGAAATATTCTCCACTTCCTTGTTCCATTCCAGAAACCACCTCTGACCCAAAATCCTCCACCTTATGACTCACTCCGCCGACACTTAGGCGGCGTATAAGGCTAGTGACCCTTCTACTGTCGCGTTTCATGCGCTGACGAAAGCGGTGGCTATAATGCTCGTGGGAGTTGTCTTTGGATATCCCATCTCTATGAACTAGCTTCAGCTTCCATGACTTTTTCTCGGTACTCTTGGACTTggtatcatcatcatcatcatcgtggGTATCAAGGGGTTGGTGGTTTTGGGAATTTATTATAGGCTTGATTTTAGTCTCGGCTATGGTTTCTTTTATATTAAGGTGTTGAAAATCAGGGTAGGATATTGCGTTTGCATGGCTTGATGAGGAAGTGGTGGGGGTGGAGTTCGAGTTAGTTGTGGCGGTGATACTAGTTAGGAGGTTCAACAACACCAACACCATGAGTAGAACCCGTACGGGTACCATGGTTTTTGGCTGTGGGAAAGGCTTTTTGCTGCTGGCACTTGGACTTAAAGTTTTGGTTGGGTAGAGTGGTGTGGGAGTGGGAGTGGGAGTGGGAGTGGGATCTGGGGATTTATTTGGTTTGGGCTTTGGGATTgtggagaggaaaaaaaaaggtaggtgTGGCTGTGTGGAATAATTGAGTGATATATGGGGTGTTTCTGTTTGGTTTTGTATTCTAGTTTTTGGATTGATTGAGAATTTGAGAGGGAAATGTCTCGTGCTTCTCCTACTTTAATTGTAGTATatctttttttctcccttttcagAGTGAGGATATCTTGACCATAGGGTGCATGGAATTAATACAACTTGCTGGCACATATAGATAGGATTTTAGGAAAGGAAATTCAAGGTGAAGGAGACCCATTTGTATGTATTAATCATAAATGCAgatcacatcaaaaaaaaaaaaaaaaatcataaatgcaGCTGGCAAAGGACAATTAACTTTTATCTATAGGCCATCTTTTGTCTCTTTCTCCTATTTTAATGCCAAGCATAGTGGTATGACGATTCAATATAATTTTGGATGTGATGTCCTTTTAAAtcatctgtttttttttttggttaaaccaCCGGTATCCGGAACCACAGGGGCTCCGACTAAATCCGGATTCGAGCCGGGTAGGACCACAAGGGCGGCAAAGCTCTCCCAACCGAGTTTTAACGCATAAATCATCtgttatattttatacataaactGATCTTCTATATTACTATTTGAAAttaagaaggaaattatttgGAGAGAAGGGCCGGGCCGGGCCGGGCCGGTCGTCCTGAATGAAAAGGAGGTGGGGTTGATTATAATTATGCTAACTACTTTACTTATGCTTGGTTGTGTGAAACCATCATGTGACTTCAGAATGTGACCATTGGATCCCTTGTGAAGGAGCTACGACTGGTTTCCTGAGTAAACGTTGATTGAGCTCTTGCATAACAGGAAGTCAAACTTGCTCATATCATGTGTAGAAACATCGGAATTGATCTCAACCTAGGCCTACTTGAGAAAAGCAAGATGAaacctcttttatttattaagtagCTAAACATGAAGTTCTCAACATGAGTCAACAATACACAAAAAGCCCTGATTAAAGCTGGTAATGAGTGTAAACATGACATTGACTATTAATGAATTGCATTCACAACATGGTATGAATGATGAAAATTGACTCGTGTGTTCAAGTGCAACATGAAACTCCTCCAGTCCACGATCATTTTATGTCGATAAAAAGTTCTTATGCTTCTTGGATCCAAAGAAGATTTCCATGTTCCAAAGAAAGGAAGGAGAAAAGCCGTCaaaaatatattcttttcttttctattttattccttttttattttttatgaatgagatattttatcaaaactaaaacaaaacacCAGAAAGCTAgctaaaacaccaaaaaacaaaaaatataaaagaccAAAGAGGGACAGTAAAGCAAGCCCAACTCatgactaaaaactaaaaaaggaaTCTTCCGCATACATCACGAAGCTTTGTTAAGACTGGAATGGCATGTATTCTTATATCAATGCAATCTAGCTACCCCTACTCTCACGCTAAAAAACAACCATTCAGACACATactttgtcaaaatttataaatatgttaCTTGTGGTTGGATTAATACATCATTTATACATAAGATCACCATTGATtcttgataaaataaaaaggttcaATCACCACTTGACACGTCAAAATGTGTGCCTAAactttttgcaaaattaatGGTTTGAAAATTGCATCCTCgtatctttttcttctattgtCCAATTTGACATTTCAATTTAACCACAAATGATAATTAAGAGTCTAAAAACCttcatttgtcaaaattttaatagcCTAATCAAACTCAAAACTCCAACCACAAACAGaccttattttaatttagacacAAGCAGATTCCACCAAATCCTCTTAGAtaaaaagaacaataaaaatagaTATCATCCCTAGTTTGAAGTCTATTTTTACAAGAACAAGGTTAATATGTCACCTTGAAAACCTCAACTTTCAAGACAATcattaaattcattgtttcctACCAATTTAACCTTTTGAGTTATATTAATAATGGTAATCTATCATGAAATTATAACAACTAGCTtgtgtctaaatttattattttctaaccATTGAAGCTTTTAAATTGGTAAGTGATAGTTTATCTCGCTTCACTATGCATGGTTAGCTTAAGTGAATAACCAGCCAGACCACAAAGCCTACTTTGGGATATTAATTATGGGGAAAACCAAATTAACTTCCCCCAATAAACATCAATTAATAAGCATCCTATGGGATATTATAGT
Protein-coding regions in this window:
- the LOC115993000 gene encoding uncharacterized protein LOC115993000, with product MSLLLSREEQEELARSKKKVKDVKHAGFSEGNESGFSPPVKGLGPWNQSMSFKDKLVGEIPGAYIQAFNFEDLMEDDVESDEEIEMFRQGLVAIRFSKEEKQLIRDPWARAVIVKVYGKSVGFHFLQSKLLSLWKPAGRMDCVNMGNGFFLVRLSLKEDFENILKKGPWFIGGHFLSLRPWEPDFRPSSANVSSVAVWVRLNELPIEYYNAEALHRIGNAIGKVLRVDTFTASETRGRFARLCIQIDIEQPLVTAILLGKVEQPVSYEGIQKLCFGCGRLGHQREACPYTVRHSSPTREAETGMEEKGNEHAHNEREQSRTAVETKTQGLNSNGKHVVDAREKFVLGREENSIGQSRESKRKIPTFRGIEKGQIQNAIQGIRNKPVGRAQPPLNQNPSLHEVVEADNGPNSVHTPVKPTRPASVKGKRALARLKEAKAQWKGADVNGKAHSSSSVLTRFRPVQDVNSQKTSNGELSGGELSPREASNFRFGESKWAEGIYQFEGHSRGEPGELLSCDLSQASSQHGDFQHHYEESTVMQRSGDGEGCEGKPVTVLGPFLEDCEEPIVGSASGCAAINGGGEDWVGNQMDFDGDGGANAVC
- the LOC115969492 gene encoding protein ASPARTIC PROTEASE IN GUARD CELL 2 gives rise to the protein MVPVRVLLMVLVLLNLLTSITATTNSNSTPTTSSSSHANAISYPDFQHLNIKETIAETKIKPIINSQNHQPLDTHDDDDDDTKSKSTEKKSWKLKLVHRDGISKDNSHEHYSHRFRQRMKRDSRRVTSLIRRLSVGGVSHKVEDFGSEVVSGMEQGSGEYFIRIGVGSPPRSQYVVIDSGSDIVWVQCQPCNQCYHQSDPVFDPADSASYTGVSCNSAVCDRVENRGCHAGRCRYEVAYGDGSYTKGTLALETLTFGQTAIRNVAIGCGHINKGMFVGAAGLLGLGSGSMSFVGQLGGQAGGAFSYCLVSRGTGSSGSLEFGRGAMPVGAAWVPLIRNPQAPSFYYVGLAGLGVGGMQIPVSEDVFRLTDMGKGGVVMDTGTAVTRFPTLAYEAFRDAFISQTSNLPRASGVSIFDTCYNLLGFVSVRVPTVSFYFSDGPILTLPARNFLIPVDDAGTFCFAFAPSPSSGPSIIGNIQQEGIQISFDGANGFVGFGPNVC